One genomic segment of Clostridium saccharoperbutylacetonicum N1-4(HMT) includes these proteins:
- a CDS encoding HDOD domain-containing protein, translated as MQKRILFVDDEVKILKSFKRLFMDTDYEILLAESGKEALEILENEEIDLIVSDMRMPNMTGYQLLSEVKKRFPHIVRIILSGFAEERIIFDSLQKNIAKLYILKPWENTTLIETVNNVFKTEYALKNNKNVLKLIKSVEELPTIKELYKKIIDEIETNQGVNKVVEALEGDNSIAMKLLHIINSSHYAVKTGSIRRAVAFLGLDNFKNIVISSAFIDSLGFESAEKELLKTLWKQSFIANRIISYIYTEFLNEKIPETEMNVGLLNNIGMAFMMYNFHDKYEEILQEVDNKKGDLIALENNCFGTNHQEIGGYLLKLWDMPFPIIEATMYHHNPLDENIINKRVVYVTHIAERYAWDTLGEKNYMNLNENVFTELGMEKKSFEIKLKDILQLHGIL; from the coding sequence ATGCAAAAGAGGATTCTTTTTGTTGATGATGAGGTTAAAATATTAAAATCATTTAAGAGACTTTTCATGGATACAGATTATGAGATATTATTAGCTGAAAGTGGTAAGGAAGCATTGGAAATTCTTGAAAATGAAGAAATTGATTTAATAGTAAGTGATATGAGAATGCCTAATATGACTGGATATCAGTTATTGAGTGAGGTTAAAAAGAGGTTCCCACATATAGTGCGTATAATTCTTAGTGGGTTTGCAGAGGAAAGAATTATATTTGATTCATTACAAAAAAACATAGCTAAATTATATATTTTAAAACCTTGGGAAAACACTACACTTATTGAAACTGTAAATAATGTGTTCAAAACAGAATATGCATTAAAAAATAATAAAAATGTACTTAAATTAATAAAGAGTGTAGAAGAACTCCCAACAATTAAAGAATTGTATAAAAAAATCATTGATGAAATAGAAACTAATCAAGGGGTTAATAAAGTAGTAGAAGCTTTAGAAGGTGATAATTCCATTGCGATGAAATTACTACATATTATAAATTCTTCACATTATGCGGTAAAAACTGGATCAATTAGAAGAGCTGTTGCATTTCTTGGATTAGATAATTTTAAAAATATAGTGATTTCATCAGCTTTTATTGATAGTTTGGGGTTTGAATCAGCTGAAAAAGAACTATTGAAGACTTTATGGAAACAATCATTTATAGCTAATAGAATTATTAGTTATATATATACAGAGTTTTTGAATGAAAAAATTCCGGAAACTGAAATGAATGTAGGTCTATTAAATAATATAGGCATGGCTTTTATGATGTATAATTTTCATGACAAATATGAAGAAATTTTACAGGAAGTTGATAATAAAAAAGGTGATTTAATAGCATTGGAGAATAACTGTTTTGGTACAAATCATCAGGAAATTGGGGGATACTTGTTAAAACTATGGGATATGCCTTTTCCTATCATTGAAGCAACAATGTATCATCATAATCCTCTTGATGAAAATATCATCAATAAAAGAGTTGTATATGTTACACATATTGCTGAAAGGTATGCTTGGGATACACTTGGAGAAAAAAACTATATGAATCTAAATGAAAATGTATTCACTGAATTAGGAATGGAAAAAAAGAGTTTTGAGATAAAACTTAAAGATATTTTACAATTACATGGGATATTATAA
- a CDS encoding DUF4179 domain-containing protein, whose translation MINKKLSKTLGPILGIMGFMLAIGVMESPVFADTSTTSQISNVTTQAAVTSTQNNDYYININKVVTQNGIKVTLDKALASKHNIKAIIKIESDKPFDKSSYSDSIYELTYDNDFDCRSDNVSKKYIDDKTMIITLEKDNYKNEYSPKGNIRVDVALSKYKVNIGIESPVDFTDSFKNVFEKKISGKIPGFNYTLNSIEADVIGTKINYTEPKWDEAKSSNEDSIWNSIMLLKLGDKYYKIDSNGNYSGSSDTLMGNYKTNLATYDLVKDEKNISIIPLISYMTTDDFKDVDKNSHDLDSTTTKDKKNNVNYPKDYKFSDETKGEIYKIERTNGLLKVYLKGSSEKESLLMANSMFIHYTYAKDEKNHTYINNNDIVLYKDSNEALGYIVEIKDPEKDRELNINLDDSIRLIDKYKLENEIKLTD comes from the coding sequence ATGATAAATAAAAAATTAAGCAAAACTTTAGGGCCAATTCTTGGTATTATGGGCTTCATGCTAGCAATTGGAGTAATGGAATCACCAGTTTTCGCAGACACTTCCACTACTTCACAAATTAGTAATGTAACGACTCAAGCAGCTGTCACTTCTACACAAAATAATGATTATTATATAAATATTAACAAAGTTGTAACCCAAAATGGTATTAAAGTTACTTTAGATAAAGCTTTAGCAAGTAAGCATAACATAAAAGCAATAATTAAAATTGAAAGTGATAAGCCTTTTGATAAATCAAGCTATAGCGATTCCATTTATGAGTTAACCTATGATAACGATTTTGATTGTCGTAGCGATAATGTTTCAAAAAAATATATTGATGACAAGACAATGATTATAACCCTAGAAAAAGATAATTATAAAAATGAATATTCTCCAAAAGGAAATATTAGAGTTGATGTTGCCCTCTCAAAGTATAAGGTGAACATCGGAATCGAATCTCCTGTCGATTTTACAGATTCCTTTAAAAATGTATTTGAGAAAAAGATATCAGGTAAAATACCTGGCTTTAATTATACTTTAAATTCTATTGAAGCTGATGTTATTGGTACAAAGATTAATTATACTGAACCTAAATGGGATGAGGCTAAAAGTTCTAACGAGGATTCTATTTGGAATTCAATAATGCTATTAAAATTAGGTGATAAGTATTACAAAATTGATTCAAATGGTAACTATTCAGGATCTAGTGATACTCTAATGGGAAATTATAAAACTAATCTTGCAACCTATGATTTGGTTAAAGATGAAAAAAATATTAGTATAATACCTTTAATTTCTTATATGACAACGGATGATTTTAAAGATGTAGATAAAAATTCTCATGATTTAGATTCAACAACTACTAAAGATAAAAAAAACAATGTAAATTATCCAAAAGATTATAAGTTCTCTGATGAAACAAAGGGTGAAATATACAAAATAGAACGAACTAATGGACTTTTAAAAGTCTATTTAAAAGGTTCGTCTGAAAAAGAAAGCTTACTTATGGCTAATAGTATGTTTATACATTATACCTACGCAAAAGATGAAAAAAATCATACCTATATTAATAATAACGATATTGTTTTATACAAAGATTCAAATGAAGCATTAGGTTACATTGTAGAAATTAAAGATCCTGAAAAAGATAGAGAATTAAATATAAATTTAGATGATAGTATAAGACTTATTGATAAATATAAATTAGAAAATGAAATTAAGCTTACTGATTAA
- a CDS encoding methyl-accepting chemotaxis protein → MEKVLESMIEVAPVIKKIFDEKSAIVICDKETCLYSSDGTETKAATEKGKILDREILKKSGIEEVVFKNKKVLNTLLKKEIHGVDTKSIIIPILNEKSEVVGMLGINTNTEEYRNILSSTEELNNSLKETNSTVSEIASSAVKLSEKLNYMVDNTKATEKLIDESSQAVTLIESIAKQSNLLGLNAAIESSRAGEYGKGFSVVAGEMRKLALDSGESSKKISAALADMSDSMKEIIDTINELGEISTTQAASLEEVSATIEHISSNSEVLFKHINNN, encoded by the coding sequence ATGGAGAAAGTTTTAGAATCTATGATTGAAGTAGCACCAGTAATAAAGAAAATATTTGATGAAAAATCTGCCATTGTAATTTGTGATAAGGAGACATGTTTATATAGTTCAGATGGGACAGAAACAAAAGCAGCTACAGAAAAGGGTAAAATATTAGACAGGGAGATACTTAAAAAGTCTGGAATTGAAGAAGTTGTATTCAAAAACAAAAAAGTGTTAAATACTTTATTGAAAAAAGAAATTCATGGTGTAGATACAAAGTCAATAATAATCCCAATTTTAAATGAAAAAAGCGAAGTAGTTGGGATGCTAGGTATTAATACTAATACAGAAGAATATAGGAATATTCTGTCATCTACAGAAGAATTGAATAATTCACTAAAAGAAACAAATTCCACAGTTTCAGAAATTGCTAGTAGTGCTGTGAAGCTATCTGAAAAATTAAATTATATGGTTGATAATACGAAAGCTACAGAAAAGTTAATAGACGAAAGTAGTCAAGCTGTAACCCTAATTGAAAGTATTGCTAAGCAATCAAATCTTCTTGGATTAAATGCTGCTATTGAATCTTCTAGAGCTGGTGAGTATGGAAAGGGGTTTTCAGTTGTTGCTGGTGAAATGAGAAAATTAGCTTTAGATAGTGGAGAATCTTCTAAGAAAATTTCAGCAGCACTTGCTGACATGAGTGATAGTATGAAGGAAATAATCGATACAATAAATGAGCTGGGAGAAATATCTACTACACAAGCTGCATCTTTGGAAGAGGTATCAGCTACCATAGAACATATTTCTTCAAATTCAGAAGTGTTATTCAAACATATCAATAACAACTAA
- a CDS encoding response regulator, whose product MKILVVDDDRFNLTVANEFIQKSGIECEVTLCNDPIEVEGLMKEKNFDIVFLDIVMPKMTGIDVLKQIRKNQDYNNIQVIMLTSLTDSKSFKSCFENGADDYVNKPINKIEFFARFKAAVKTRNNALMLKEMFDRIKKQNKELLELNKTLKDTQFHVIQKEKMAAIGELAAGVAHEINNPLGYLGSNLETLAKFVPRIQTMIEEYRTFISKQKTLVEDRDINEKISRIRDIEKQLKIDFVISEIGEIIKDSTDGVDRVSKIVGSLQSFAKTGFEDEMVLNDLNMIIDEAVLLLNNDLKRVAIIKKNYGGIPNIFCNKSQIGQVILNLITNSLQAISSQNRFDGEIIIETYRENNMVCCTISDDGPGIEDNIISKIFNPFFTTKEVGSATGVGLSISHDIIVKKYNGEFDVESIPNIRTKFKFKLPVGNN is encoded by the coding sequence ATGAAAATACTTGTTGTTGATGATGATAGATTTAACCTTACAGTTGCAAATGAATTTATACAAAAATCTGGAATAGAATGTGAAGTTACTCTTTGTAATGACCCAATAGAAGTTGAGGGATTGATGAAGGAAAAGAATTTTGACATAGTATTTTTAGATATTGTAATGCCTAAAATGACTGGAATTGATGTTTTAAAGCAAATAAGAAAAAATCAAGATTATAACAATATTCAAGTTATTATGCTTACATCACTAACTGATAGTAAGAGTTTTAAAAGTTGTTTTGAAAATGGTGCAGATGATTATGTAAATAAACCAATAAATAAAATAGAGTTTTTTGCTAGATTTAAAGCAGCCGTAAAAACAAGAAATAATGCATTAATGTTAAAAGAAATGTTTGATAGGATAAAGAAGCAGAATAAAGAACTTTTGGAACTTAATAAAACTTTAAAGGATACTCAATTTCATGTTATTCAAAAAGAAAAAATGGCTGCAATTGGAGAACTTGCAGCTGGAGTTGCTCACGAAATTAATAATCCATTAGGATACCTTGGTAGTAATTTAGAAACCTTGGCAAAATTTGTTCCTAGAATACAAACCATGATTGAAGAATATAGAACGTTTATTAGTAAACAAAAAACGCTCGTGGAAGATAGAGATATTAATGAAAAGATATCTCGAATAAGAGATATAGAGAAACAATTGAAGATTGATTTTGTTATAAGTGAAATTGGAGAAATAATTAAAGATTCAACTGATGGGGTAGACCGTGTTTCAAAGATAGTAGGAAGTCTTCAAAGTTTTGCAAAAACAGGATTTGAAGATGAAATGGTCTTAAATGACTTGAATATGATTATTGATGAAGCTGTATTGCTTTTAAATAATGATTTGAAAAGAGTAGCTATAATAAAGAAAAATTATGGAGGAATTCCTAATATATTTTGCAATAAGAGTCAGATTGGACAAGTTATTTTAAATTTGATTACAAATTCACTTCAAGCAATAAGCAGTCAAAATAGATTTGATGGAGAAATAATTATAGAAACTTATAGAGAAAACAATATGGTATGTTGCACAATAAGTGATGATGGGCCAGGAATAGAAGATAATATTATAAGCAAAATCTTTAACCCATTTTTTACAACTAAAGAAGTTGGTAGTGCTACTGGCGTTGGACTAAGTATTTCTCATGATATAATAGTAAAAAAATATAATGGTGAATTTGATGTTGAAAGTATACCCAATATAAGAACAAAATTTAAATTTAAGTTACCTGTAGGAAATAATTAA
- a CDS encoding MarR family winged helix-turn-helix transcriptional regulator, translated as MNKDKSQNLILNMVNFYTLFSVEFIDLIPDLTNSEITPLLSRILNFIHFEGTTTATKISKKLNITIPNTSRSINTLNKLGYIVKKQDENDKRVIYLSLSAKAINLILSVAGAGESKFLDKFKVLSENEILELSHSFLRLQELLIKIRDLNLQDNKKKS; from the coding sequence ATGAATAAAGATAAATCTCAAAATTTAATTTTAAACATGGTTAACTTTTACACTTTATTTAGTGTTGAATTTATAGATCTAATACCAGACCTTACTAATTCAGAAATAACACCACTACTTTCAAGAATTTTAAATTTTATACATTTTGAAGGGACAACTACAGCTACAAAAATAAGCAAGAAATTAAACATTACAATTCCAAATACTAGTAGAAGCATTAATACTTTAAATAAACTTGGTTATATAGTAAAAAAGCAGGATGAAAATGATAAAAGGGTCATCTATCTATCACTATCTGCTAAGGCTATTAACCTTATTCTCTCTGTGGCAGGAGCAGGCGAAAGTAAATTTTTAGATAAATTTAAAGTTCTATCTGAAAATGAAATATTAGAACTTTCCCACTCCTTCTTAAGGCTTCAGGAATTACTAATTAAAATTCGTGATTTAAACTTACAAGATAATAAAAAGAAATCATAA
- a CDS encoding methyl-accepting chemotaxis protein encodes MMIKSIKSKLIILISILLLVVSTGLGIISYIDASNALVSNIEKTLPQIATQASNTVQAYLDNQLNSMEVTAKVASLSNDSQDKLMTILKAEAKRNGSLKMGYADANGNITYTDGSQGNIKDTNYFKKSMAGENLVNDPIPNEQKNALIMIYSVPIKDDKSVVGVLVSIRDGMELSNLIKKISFGKTGSAYMINSQSNSIAFKDPSMPLSQYNSIKEAEKDPSLKAIAEMQKRMINGETGLSSYTYGGKESYGGFAPIEKEKWSVVVILEKSELLSELDSLKISTTLGSVFFLILGVIIIYIISHRLSTRIKYSSNALNILATGDFTNMISDKYLKYNDEIGDMANSMNKMQNSIKDMITVSKDSSFVIDTNSSNLSNISKNMVLSSDNVASSMQEVASGINAQANDLVEITGILNNFSSKLENIVDNIKDIDENTLSMNELANNSSSNMKLLMDSVSGISSSFKTLSDKILAFGINIKEVNSIVNIINSIADQTNLLALNASIEAAIAGDAGKGFAVVANEVKVLAEQTKTSSENITKLISDISKDTIVITEDTNNMNSELNGQVNIINETMNSFENIIAAIKTVIPKVQAVNLSATEVNTEKEDILNKIEGLSAIAEEISASSEEITASADEMHNLSNDVASTAVTLNDMTKNLIDEQDKFKIS; translated from the coding sequence ATGATGATTAAGTCTATAAAATCTAAACTAATTATATTAATAAGTATCTTATTACTTGTTGTAAGCACAGGTCTAGGAATTATTTCATATATTGATGCATCAAATGCTTTAGTGTCAAATATCGAAAAAACTCTACCTCAAATTGCAACACAAGCCTCGAATACTGTTCAAGCATATTTAGATAATCAATTAAATTCTATGGAGGTTACTGCAAAAGTTGCTTCCTTAAGTAATGATAGTCAAGATAAGTTAATGACAATTTTAAAAGCTGAAGCTAAAAGGAATGGAAGCCTTAAGATGGGATATGCTGATGCTAATGGTAATATAACCTATACTGATGGTAGTCAAGGCAATATAAAGGATACTAATTATTTTAAAAAATCAATGGCTGGAGAAAATCTAGTTAATGATCCTATACCAAATGAACAAAAAAATGCACTTATAATGATATATTCAGTGCCAATTAAGGATGATAAATCTGTTGTAGGTGTATTAGTATCAATAAGAGATGGTATGGAACTTAGTAATTTAATTAAAAAAATATCATTTGGTAAAACTGGAAGTGCATATATGATTAATAGTCAAAGTAACAGTATTGCATTTAAAGATCCAAGTATGCCTTTAAGCCAATACAATTCAATTAAAGAAGCTGAAAAAGATCCATCTCTTAAAGCTATAGCTGAAATGCAAAAAAGAATGATTAATGGAGAGACAGGCTTAAGTTCATACACTTATGGCGGAAAAGAATCTTATGGTGGTTTTGCACCAATAGAAAAAGAGAAATGGTCTGTAGTTGTTATTTTAGAAAAAAGTGAACTTTTATCTGAGCTTGATTCCTTAAAAATCTCTACAACATTAGGATCGGTATTTTTCTTAATTTTAGGGGTTATAATTATATATATTATTTCTCATCGATTATCTACAAGAATTAAGTATTCTTCAAATGCTCTAAATATTTTAGCTACTGGAGATTTTACTAATATGATAAGTGATAAATATTTAAAATATAACGATGAAATTGGCGATATGGCTAATTCTATGAATAAAATGCAGAATTCAATTAAGGATATGATAACAGTATCTAAAGATAGTTCATTTGTAATAGATACAAATTCAAGTAACTTATCAAATATATCTAAAAATATGGTTCTATCTTCAGATAATGTTGCAAGCTCAATGCAAGAAGTGGCAAGCGGAATTAATGCACAAGCTAATGATTTAGTAGAAATCACTGGTATTTTGAACAATTTCAGCAGTAAACTTGAAAACATAGTAGATAACATCAAAGATATAGATGAAAATACACTCTCAATGAACGAACTTGCAAATAATAGTAGTTCGAATATGAAACTATTAATGGATTCAGTAAGTGGCATAAGCTCTTCTTTTAAAACTTTATCTGATAAAATACTTGCTTTTGGAATCAATATAAAAGAGGTAAATAGTATAGTCAACATAATAAATTCGATAGCAGATCAAACAAACTTATTGGCACTTAATGCATCAATAGAAGCTGCTATTGCTGGTGATGCTGGAAAAGGGTTTGCAGTTGTAGCAAATGAAGTTAAAGTTTTAGCAGAACAAACAAAAACATCTTCAGAAAATATCACAAAATTAATATCTGATATTTCTAAAGATACTATTGTAATTACAGAAGATACTAATAATATGAATTCAGAACTTAATGGTCAAGTAAATATTATAAATGAAACAATGAACTCCTTTGAAAATATAATTGCTGCAATTAAAACTGTAATTCCAAAAGTACAGGCTGTGAATTTGTCAGCCACAGAAGTAAATACTGAAAAAGAAGATATTTTAAACAAAATTGAAGGCCTATCGGCTATTGCAGAAGAAATTTCAGCATCTTCCGAAGAAATAACAGCTTCAGCAGATGAAATGCATAACCTATCAAATGATGTGGCTTCAACAGCAGTAACTTTAAATGACATGACAAAAAATCTAATTGATGAACAAGATAAATTCAAGATTAGTTAA
- a CDS encoding DUF4179 domain-containing protein, which yields MINKKLSKILGPVLGIIGFMMTVGVMESSVFADTSITSQISNVTTQAAVTYTQNKDYFVNINKIASQNGIKVTLDKALATKHSIKAIIKIESTTPFDTSSHTDSIFALTYGNDFNCRTRDISRKYINNKTMLITLEKDNYKDEYPSAGNLRVDIALPEHKVNLGIDAPVDFTDSFKNVFEQKVSGKIPEFNYTLNELDVDNIGLRVNYTEPKRDDSTDYRENSIWNSIMLLKLGDKHYKIDSNGNYSTSGDILMGNYKTNLVTYDMVKDEKNISILPIISYITENDFDYINKISQDQTSTTTKDTKNNVNYPKDYTFSDGTKGEIYKIERNNGLFKIHLKGASEKESLLMASNIFAHYAYVKGENNATYINGNEITLYKDPNEALGYIVELKDPDKDRELNINLDDNIILIDKYKIENEIKLTD from the coding sequence ATGATTAATAAAAAATTAAGCAAAATTTTAGGTCCAGTTTTAGGTATTATAGGCTTCATGATGACAGTTGGAGTGATGGAATCATCAGTTTTTGCTGATACTTCTATAACTTCACAGATTAGTAATGTTACAACTCAGGCCGCTGTCACATATACACAAAACAAAGATTATTTTGTAAACATTAACAAAATTGCAAGTCAAAATGGTATTAAAGTTACTTTAGATAAAGCTTTAGCCACTAAACACAGCATAAAAGCAATAATAAAAATTGAAAGTACTACACCTTTTGACACTTCAAGTCATACTGATTCAATTTTTGCCTTAACATATGGCAATGATTTTAATTGTCGTACACGTGATATTTCAAGAAAATACATTAATAACAAAACTATGCTTATTACTCTAGAAAAAGATAATTACAAAGATGAATATCCATCAGCTGGGAATTTAAGAGTTGATATTGCCCTACCAGAACATAAAGTTAACCTTGGAATTGATGCACCTGTTGATTTTACAGATTCTTTTAAAAATGTCTTCGAACAAAAAGTTTCAGGCAAAATCCCAGAATTTAATTATACCTTAAATGAACTTGATGTTGATAATATTGGTTTAAGAGTTAATTACACTGAACCAAAAAGGGATGATTCAACTGACTATAGAGAAAATTCAATTTGGAATTCAATAATGCTATTAAAATTAGGTGATAAGCATTATAAAATCGACTCAAATGGTAACTACTCTACAAGTGGTGACATATTAATGGGTAATTATAAAACTAATTTAGTAACTTATGATATGGTTAAAGATGAAAAAAATATAAGTATCTTACCTATAATCTCTTATATTACAGAAAATGATTTTGACTATATTAATAAAATTTCTCAAGATCAAACTTCTACAACCACTAAAGATACCAAAAATAATGTAAACTATCCTAAAGACTATACTTTCTCTGATGGAACCAAAGGAGAAATATACAAAATAGAACGAAATAATGGACTTTTTAAAATCCATTTGAAGGGCGCATCTGAAAAAGAAAGCTTACTTATGGCAAGCAATATTTTTGCACATTATGCCTATGTAAAAGGTGAGAATAATGCTACCTATATTAATGGTAATGAGATTACTTTGTACAAAGATCCAAATGAAGCTTTAGGCTATATTGTAGAACTTAAAGATCCTGACAAAGACAGAGAACTGAATATAAATTTAGATGATAATATTATCCTTATAGATAAATATAAAATAGAAAATGAAATTAAGCTTACAGATTAA
- a CDS encoding sensor histidine kinase gives MADYHKLLEEQLANYVGEEEIPEAFKTFLESVNFAYTEFEKDKALMEKTNCEYAESIEKMKAQIASQEKMATIGQLSAGIAHEINNPLGFVKSNINTLESYINKVKKFLELSNDAEKELEEHYEDIYMEIFKDAIEFKKKNKLKLVFEDMDDIVLDSEEGIGRIENIVKSLLGFARGAASSKLGDCDLNSNINSTLTIANNEIKYYAQVEKQLEEIPIIKAINGEINQVILNLLVNAAHAIKTKGIQGIIKIHTYCENNYVKCKISDNGIGISKENLNNIFNPFFTTKPIGIGTGLGLSISYDIIVKKHCGSIEVDSILGEGTTFIISLPIDMKKKSL, from the coding sequence ATGGCTGATTATCATAAATTATTAGAAGAGCAATTAGCAAATTACGTAGGTGAAGAAGAGATTCCAGAAGCATTTAAAACTTTTTTGGAGTCGGTTAACTTTGCTTATACGGAATTTGAAAAAGATAAGGCTTTGATGGAGAAAACTAATTGTGAGTATGCTGAAAGTATTGAAAAAATGAAAGCTCAAATAGCTAGTCAAGAGAAAATGGCTACAATTGGACAACTTTCAGCAGGTATAGCACATGAAATTAACAATCCATTGGGGTTTGTTAAAAGTAATATTAACACCTTGGAAAGCTATATAAATAAAGTGAAAAAGTTCTTAGAATTGTCAAATGATGCGGAAAAAGAATTAGAAGAGCATTATGAAGACATATATATGGAAATTTTTAAAGATGCTATTGAGTTTAAAAAGAAAAATAAATTAAAACTTGTTTTTGAAGATATGGATGATATTGTATTAGATAGTGAAGAAGGAATTGGAAGAATTGAAAATATTGTAAAGAGCCTTTTGGGATTTGCAAGAGGAGCAGCATCGTCTAAGCTTGGAGATTGTGATTTAAATAGTAATATAAACTCAACTCTCACAATTGCTAATAATGAAATAAAGTATTATGCACAAGTTGAAAAACAACTTGAAGAAATACCAATAATTAAGGCAATTAATGGTGAAATTAATCAAGTGATATTAAATTTATTAGTAAATGCAGCACACGCAATTAAGACAAAAGGGATTCAAGGCATAATTAAAATTCACACTTATTGTGAAAATAATTATGTAAAATGTAAAATTAGTGATAATGGAATTGGGATTTCAAAAGAAAATCTTAATAATATTTTTAATCCTTTCTTTACAACTAAGCCAATTGGAATTGGAACAGGTCTTGGCTTAAGTATTTCTTATGACATAATAGTAAAAAAACATTGTGGATCTATAGAAGTAGACAGCATCTTAGGAGAAGGTACGACATTTATTATTTCACTACCTATAGATATGAAGAAAAAATCTTTATGA